Proteins from a genomic interval of Rosa chinensis cultivar Old Blush chromosome 2, RchiOBHm-V2, whole genome shotgun sequence:
- the LOC112186464 gene encoding probable esterase PIR7A yields the protein MKMENMRVKHFVPFLLLLCLARICTNIVAADQISSGKKHFVLVHGAGHGAWCWYKLATLLNSAGHNVTTLDLAASGINPIQVQQVHSFSDYVEPLIKFLGSLLPKERVILVGHSMGGAGISIAMERFPEKIAAAVYATALMPGPALSYLTIFKKIQETLVSADVQYRYDQGANKPPTSLLVGPKLLSSRLYQLSPPEDLKLALSLVRFSPLFIEEIKLTEEKYGLVPRVFIVCDQDLSIEEDLQTWMIRKNPPNEVKVINGSDHMVMFSRPLELFSNLLNVAEKYS from the exons ATGAAAATGGAGAATATGAGAGTGAAGCATTTTGtgccttttcttttgcttctttgctTGGCAAGAATCTGTACTAATATTGTTGCAGCTGACCAAATCTCATCTGGGAAGAAGCATTTTGTGCTGGTTCATGGAGCTGGTCACGGAGCGTGGTGTTGGTATAAGCTGGCTACTCTATTGAACTCCGCAGGTCACAATGTTACAACTCTAGACCTTGCAGCATCTGGTATCAACCCGATCCAGGTACAGCAAGTTCATTCGTTCTCAGACTACGTTGAGCCATTGATCAAATTTCTAGGGTCTCTGTTACCAAAGGAGAGGGTTATCCTGGTTGGCCACAGCATGGGTGGGGCCGGGATATCAATTGCCATGGAGAGGTTCCCTGAGAAAATTGCTGCAGCTGTTTATGCCACTGCTTTGATGCCTGGTCCTGCTCTGAGTTACTTGACTATTTTTAAGAAG ATTCAGGAAACATTGGTGTCAGCTGACGTTCAGTATAGATATGATCAGGGGGCCAACAAACCTCCAACCTCGCTACTCGTTGGACCAAAACTATTGTCTTCGAGATTGTACCAGCTATCGCCACCAGAG GATCTAAAACTAGCATTGTCATTGGTGAGATTTTCCCCTCTATTTATTGAAGAAATAAAACTCACTGAGGAGAAGTACGGATTGGTTCCAAGAGTTTTCATCGTGTGTGACCAAGACCTTTCAATAGAGGAGGATCTGCAAACGTGGATGATCAGGAAGAATCCCCCAAATGAAGTGAAGGTGATAAATGGTTCCGATCACATGGTCATGTTCTCTAGACCATTGGAGCTGTTCTCCAACCTCCTGAACGTTGCTGAGAAATATTCTTAA